The Bacillota bacterium genome includes a window with the following:
- the amrS gene encoding AmmeMemoRadiSam system radical SAM enzyme yields MKEARFWEKAGDGRVRCFLCPHHCYLGPGQRGICQVRKNVDGTLYTLNYAQVSSYALDPTEKKPLYHFFPGSYLFSLGTLGCNLSCGFCQNWTISQEEAPTVEISPQRAVELTLSARARDPRVVGLAYTYNEPGIWFEYVAETAQIAKQQGLVNCLVTNGFIEEAPLRELLQLVDAMNVDVKAFRPEFYRKVCKGDRDPVLRTVEVAHRAGCHVEVTNLLIPGYNDSEAEIGDLVTWLAGISPAIPLHFSRYFPNYRFTEPPTPLTTLEKAAEIARRKLRYVYMGNVWGRGSDTACPECGQVVLRRRGLELASASLRDHRCPRCGYELTIRGDVFPP; encoded by the coding sequence GTGAAGGAGGCTCGCTTCTGGGAGAAGGCAGGCGACGGGCGGGTCAGGTGTTTTCTCTGCCCGCACCACTGCTACCTGGGGCCGGGTCAGCGGGGTATCTGCCAGGTACGCAAGAACGTGGACGGTACCCTGTACACCCTTAACTACGCGCAGGTTTCGTCCTACGCCCTTGACCCCACGGAGAAGAAGCCCCTCTACCACTTTTTCCCCGGGTCTTACCTCTTTTCCCTGGGAACCCTGGGTTGCAACCTGTCGTGCGGGTTCTGCCAGAACTGGACGATTTCCCAGGAAGAAGCACCTACGGTGGAGATTTCCCCCCAGCGGGCCGTGGAACTCACTCTGTCTGCCCGGGCGCGGGACCCCCGGGTGGTCGGCCTGGCTTACACCTACAACGAGCCGGGGATCTGGTTTGAATACGTGGCCGAAACAGCCCAGATCGCCAAGCAGCAAGGTCTGGTCAACTGCCTGGTCACCAATGGGTTCATCGAGGAAGCACCCCTGCGGGAGCTGCTGCAGTTGGTAGACGCCATGAACGTGGACGTAAAGGCTTTCCGGCCCGAATTTTACCGCAAGGTGTGCAAGGGGGACCGCGATCCGGTTTTGCGCACGGTGGAGGTAGCCCACCGGGCGGGATGCCACGTCGAGGTGACCAACCTGCTTATCCCCGGATACAATGACTCGGAAGCGGAAATCGGCGATCTCGTGACCTGGCTGGCAGGCATATCCCCCGCCATTCCCCTGCACTTTTCCCGCTACTTTCCCAACTATCGTTTCACCGAGCCTCCCACCCCTCTCACCACTCTGGAGAAGGCGGCGGAGATTGCCCGGCGCAAGCTCCGCTACGTCTACATGGGGAACGTCTGGGGCCGGGGCAGCGACACTGCCTGCCCCGAGTGCGGTCAGGTGGTGTTGCGGCGGCGGGGGCTGGAGCTGGCATCGGCATCGCTGCGGGACCACCGCTGCCCCCGCTGCGGCTACGAGCTTACCATCCGTGGTGATGTCTTTCCACCGTAA